The Benincasa hispida cultivar B227 chromosome 11, ASM972705v1, whole genome shotgun sequence genome has a segment encoding these proteins:
- the LOC120091524 gene encoding 3,9-dihydroxypterocarpan 6A-monooxygenase gives MNIECRKPKMIITQHTMKAITAIFDNTTSTSQFWCFWFIIAFLLHLFLKKHLPKPKPSSLGGPTPPPSPPALPLIGHLHLLTPVLVTSFQALARRYGPLIELRLGASKCVVVSNAAVAKEILKTHEHNFLSRPEFGASEYFIYRGSRFVMAQYGPYWRFMKKLTMTRLLSPPQLAVSTAIRSDEIAKLMERIEGNSRENKPIDMRLEFTTLTNNIISRMVLSTRCCGGKDEAQEIKDLAWRINMLAGKLSLGDILGPLKVFDFSGNGKKFVKTLKRFDELVEKIMKEHEAANNGDGDEERRRDLLDILLEIYKDPNAEMKITKNDIKSFLLDLFMAGTDTTATAILWAMGELLNRRESLQELRKEITSVIGNKKMVEESDLPNLPYLRAVVNETLRLHPSAPIIIRECLDDCNINGLLIKAKTRVLVNAYAVMKDPESWSDPDKFLPERFLKGSLDNIGTHRMEMKGQNFRYIPFGSGKRGCPGASLALLVFPCAIATMVQRFDWKTSGDGSGNIDLTPGSGFAAEMATPLFCYANPIHGSD, from the exons atgaatattgAATGTAGAAAACCAAAAATGATTATTACACAACACACCATGAAGGCCATAACGGCCATCTTTGACAACACCACCTCTACCTCTCAATTTTGGTGCTTCTGGTTCATCATTGCCTTCCTCCTCCATCTCTTCCTCAAAAAACATCTCCCAAAACCTAAACCCTCATCTCTGGGTGGTCCCACGCCGCCCCCGAGCCCACCGGCCCTCCCTCTCATCGGTCACCTCCACCTCCTCACCCCTGTTCTCGTCACCTCCTTCCAAGCCCTAGCTCGTCGTTATGGTCCCCTCATCGAGCTCCGACTGGGCGCATCAAAGTGTGTCGTTGTCTCAAACGCTGCAGTTGCCAAAGAGATCCTAAAAACTCACGAACACAACTTCCTCTCCCGACCGGAGTTCGGCGCTTCCGAGTATTTCATTTATCGAGGGTCGAGATTTGTCATGGCCCAATACGGACCCTATTGGCGATTCATGAAGAAGCTAACCATGACACGGCTTCTGTCGCCGCCGCAGCTAGCGGTCTCGACCGCTATCCGCAGCGACGAGATAGCGAAACTCATGGAAAGAATAGAGGGAAATTCAAGAGAAAATAAGCCCATAGATATGAGATTGGAGTTTACTACTTTGACAAACAATATCATATCAAGGATGGTTTTGAGCACAAGGTGTTGTGGAGGAAAAGATGAGGCTCAAGAGATTAAGGATTTGGCTTGGAGGATTAATATGCTGGCTGGGAAATTGAGTTTGGGGGATATTTTGGGACCTTTGAAAGTGTTTGATTTCTCTGGAAATGGAAAAAAGTTTGTGAAAACTTTGAAGAGATTTGATGAGTTggtagagaagataatgaaggAACATGAAGCTGCCAATAATGGTGATGGggatgaagaaagaagaagagactTGTTGGATATCTTGCTAGAAATTTACAAAGATCCAAATGCTGAGATGAAGATAACCAAAAACGATATCAAATCGTTCTTgctt GACCTTTTTATGGCAGGCACCGACACGACTGCGACGGCAATATTATGGGCAATGGGGGAGCTCCTAAATCGTCGGGAATCACTCCAAGAGCtaagaaaagaaataacttCAGTGATTGGAAACAAGAAGATGGTCGAAGAATCTGATCTCCCCAACCTCCCATATCTCCGAGCAGTGGTCAACGAAACGTTGCGTCTCCACCCGTCAGCGCCAATCATCATTAGGGAATGTCTAGATGACTGCAACATCAACGGCTTATTAATCAAGGCCAAAACTCGGGTCTTGGTCAACGCATACGCCGTCATGAAAGACCCAGAGTCGTGGTCAGACCCCGACAAGTTCTTGCCAGAGAGGTTTCTGAAAGGCTCCCTCGACAATATCGGCACCCACCGGATGGAAATGAAAGGGCAAAATTTCCGGTACATTCCGTTTGGTAGTGGAAAGAGAGGCTGTCCTGGAGCTTCCCTTGCATTGCTAGTTTTTCCATGTGCAATTGCCACCATGGTGCAACGCTTTGATTGGAAGACAAGTGGGGACGGTAGCGGCAACATTGATTTGACTCCTGGGTCAGGATTTGCTGCAGAGATGGCCACGCCGCTCTTTTGTTATGCGAACCCCATTCATGGTAGTGATTAA
- the LOC120091350 gene encoding LOW QUALITY PROTEIN: 3,9-dihydroxypterocarpan 6A-monooxygenase-like (The sequence of the model RefSeq protein was modified relative to this genomic sequence to represent the inferred CDS: inserted 1 base in 1 codon; deleted 2 bases in 1 codon) gives MADFSDYLLLFSLFLAFFLFIHAILFRTRTEKLRRPPSPPSLPVVGHLHLLGRIPHQALHKLSCQYGPLIHLFFGSKPCVIVSNSEMAKQFLKTNESSFLNRPIRLNINYLTYGSKDFTFAPYGPYWKFLKKLCMTELLGGRTLDLHRPIRDDEMRLFVQRIHEQAVIGAMVDVGAELSRLMNNIISRMALRRRSSEKEDGSEEIGKLVGEMCELAGELNVADMIWFCKRLDLQGFGRRVRDVRKRYDIMMEKIIKEHEEERKRKKEDGKDDGVKDLLDILLDIYEDKSSEIKLTRENIKAFVMNIFGAGTETSAAATEWALAELINNPSAMAKATQELDSVTREKRLLHESDLPNLPYLQAVVKETLRLHPTAPLIVREATEPCAVAGYHIPAKTRLLVNVWAIARDPDHWPEPXPFNPDRFLNRPAGSDLQSFDLMPFGSGRRSCPGAALALVAVPAVLGRLIQCFEWRVDGGSGVDMEEGPGISLRRAHSLVLVPVPRLHPFPSI, from the exons ATGGCTGATTTTTCAGActaccttcttcttttctctctctttttagcCTTCTTCCTCTTCATTCACGCCATCCTCTTCCGAACCCGAACGGAAAAGCTTCGTCGTCCACCGAGCCCACCGTCGTTGCCGGTGGTTGGCCACCTCCACCTCCTTGGTCGAATCCCTCACCaagcccttcacaaattgtcaTGTCAATATGGACCATTAATACATCTCTTCTTTGGCTCTAAACCTTGTGTTATTGTCTCCAATTCAGAAATGGCTAAACAATTCCTCAAAACTAATGAATCCTCCTTTCTAAACCGACCCATTAGACTCAACATAAACTATCTCACTTATGGCTCTAAGGACTTCACTTTTGCACCATATGGACCCTATTGGAAGTTCTTGAAAAAATTGTGCATGACGGAGCTCCTCGGTGGTCGGACTCTCGACCTCCACCGCCCGATAAGAGACGACGAAATGAGGTTGTTTGTGCAAAGGATTCATGAGCAAGCTGTCATAGGGgcaatggttgatgttggagcTGAGCTTTCAAG GTTGATGAACAACATAATATCGAGGATGGCATTGAGGAGAAGATCCTCGGAGAAGGAAGATGGATCGGAAGAGATCGGGAAGTTGGTGGGGGAGATGTGCGAGCTCGCCGGAGAACTTAACGTGGCGGATATGATTTGGTTCTGCAAGAGATTGGATCTACAAGGGTTTGGAAGAAGAGTAAGAGATGTGAGAAAGAGGTATGATATAATGATGGAGAAGATAATAAAGGAGCATGAAGaagagaggaagaggaagaaagaagatgGTAAAGATGATGGAGTTAAGGATTTGCTTGATATTTTACTGGACATTTATGAAGATAAAAGCTCAGAAATCAAACTCACAAGAGAGAATATTAAGGCTTTTGTTATG AACATATTCGGCGCCGGAACTGAAACATCAGCGGCGGCGACAGAGTGGGCATTAGCAGAGCTAATCAACAACCCATCCGCCATGGCCAAAGCAACTCAAGAACTCGACTCCGTCACGCGCGAAAAA CGTCTCCTTCACGAATCCGATCTCCCCAATCTCCCCTATCTCCAAGCCGTCGTCAAAGAGACCCTCCGCCTCCACCCCACGGCGCCGCTCATCGTCCGGGAGGCCACCGAGCCCTGCGCCGTCGCCGGCTACCACATTCCGGCCAAGACCCGCCTGCTCGTCAACGTCTGGGCCATAGCCCGCGACCCAGACCACTGGCCCGAAC ACCCGTTCAACCCGGATCGATTCTTGAACCGTCCGGCTGGTTCCGACCTTCAGAGCTTTGATCTTATGCCGTTTGGGAGCGGCCGCCGGAGCTGCCCCGGCGCCGCTCTGGCTCTGGTGGCGGTGCCGGCAGTTCTTGGGAGGTTGATTCAGTGCTTTGAGTGGAGGGTTGACGGCGGCAGCGGCGTTGATATGGAAGAAGGGCCTGGAATCTCTCTCCGACGAGCTCATTCCTTGGTTCTAGTCCCTGTGCCTAGGCTTCATCCTTTTCCTTCTATCTAA
- the LOC120092160 gene encoding transcription factor bHLH130, with translation MGSNTHQSFQQPNSALLRFRSAPSSLFADFAQGIDSKRSNPFEGSESERLVSRFGSRGGGGNSNDSESPVAGNYTSGLPPHYPRLNSAVNCSSSSSSSCSSSSSSMCSSLGFLGPNLVRQSSSPAGVFSQLNQNGFGGGNFSRLSGNNNGGEVSPSSNRLTSQISFSSLLPSSLGMFPQISEQVVGNEKLANSNNGETQFFTPSGFPFASWNESSQFPETFTSIKRDPDSNKKLFSSSPQNGEIGNRVHLLSHHLSLPKNATDVASIEKLLQLQDAVPCRIRAKRGCATHPRSIAERVRRTRISERMRKLQDLVPNMDKQTNTADMLDLAVDYIKELQKQFKTLSDNRANCVCLNMQKPVSSQIM, from the exons ATGGGTTCGAATACCCACCAGAGTTTTCAGCAACCCAATTCGGCGTTGCTTCGATTTCGCTCTGCTCCCAGTTCTTTGTTTGCAGATTTCGCTCAGGGGATTGATTCTAAGCGCTCGAATCCCTTCGAGGGCTCTGAATCAGAGCGGTTAGTTTCTAGATTTGGGAGTCGTGGTGGCGGTGGTAATAGTAATGATTCGGAATCTCCGGTGGCCGGAAACTACACTTCTGGTCTGCCGCCGCATTATCCCCGGCTGAACTCCGCCGTCAACTGTTCCtcctcctcttcctcttcttgttcttcttcttcctcctcaatGTGTAGCTCACTTGGTTTTTTAGGTCCTAATCTTGTTCGTCAGAGTAGCTCTCCTGCTGGGGTTTTCTCTCAACTCAATCAAAATG GCTTTGGTGGGGGAAATTTCAGTAGACTGAGTGGTAATAACAATGGAGGGGAAGTTAGTCCATCATCTAACAGATTGACCTCTCAAATTAGCTTCTCTTCTTTGCTGCCTTCTTCTCTGGGGATGTTTCCTCAGATCTCTGAACAAGTAGTTGGGAATGAAAAGCTTGCAAATAGCAATAATGGAGAGACTCAGTTCTTTACTCCATCTGGGTTTCCCTTTGCTTCCTGGAATGAATCGTCTCAGTTTCCGGAGACTTTTACCAGCATAAAGCGCGATCCGGATAGTAATAAGAAGTTGTTTTCTAGTAGTCCTCAG AATGGCGAGATCGGGAACCGAGTTCATTTGCTGTCGCACCATTTGAGCTTGCCCAAGAACGCAACCGATGTAGCTTCCATTGAGAAGTTGTTGCAGCTCCAAGATGCGGTTCCTTGTAGAATTAGAGCGAAACGAGGCTGCGCTACTCATCCTCGCAGCATTGCAGAACGG GTGCGACGAACTCGGATCAGCGAACGTATGAGGAAGCTACAAGATCTTGTACCAAATATGGACAAG CAAACGAACACGGCGGACATGTTGGACTTAGCGGTCGACTACATCAAAGAGCTTCAGAAACAATTCAAG ACGTTAAGCGACAACAGAGCGAATTGCGTGTGTCTGAATATGCAGAAGCCGGTATCGAGTCAGATAATGTGA